In Roseovarius sp. THAF9, the following proteins share a genomic window:
- a CDS encoding DUF2235 domain-containing protein gives MAKNIVILFDGTSNEISADRTNVLRLYGTLKKSEDQIVWYDPGVGTIGLAWLGIWRKFMEIFGLATGYGLDKNVKEAYRFLVENYQRDEDGNRDRIFIFGFSRGAYSARVLAGFIHAFGLMENRNLNLLDYVYRAYKRIGEGGRENAFAEMRLFERALRADRPPIRMLGLFDTVASVIETGRFGLRLRSNAHTSTNSSVQSIRHAVAIDERRTMFEPMLWPETQDYSANRFDASKSEPQDAKEVWFRGVHGDIGGGYPEASSALAKVPLAWMITEAKETELQFVTRTVNDLVLGRAEKYVAPNAHAKHHDSMTLGWSFVEFLPRRLRSHSKRLRLFGLSVPLKERRWIPPGAKIHRSVEQAQHRPPNLPDTFDFVD, from the coding sequence ATGGCAAAGAACATTGTGATCCTCTTCGACGGGACCTCCAATGAGATTTCAGCCGACAGAACAAATGTCCTTCGGTTGTACGGGACACTCAAGAAATCGGAGGATCAAATCGTCTGGTATGATCCAGGCGTAGGCACGATTGGTCTTGCCTGGCTCGGAATCTGGCGAAAGTTCATGGAGATTTTCGGTTTGGCGACGGGCTATGGTCTCGATAAGAACGTCAAGGAAGCCTATCGGTTTCTGGTTGAGAACTATCAGCGGGATGAAGACGGCAACCGCGACAGGATCTTCATCTTTGGGTTTTCGAGAGGAGCCTACTCCGCGCGGGTCCTCGCAGGTTTCATCCACGCCTTTGGCCTTATGGAGAATCGGAACCTCAATCTACTCGACTACGTCTATCGCGCTTACAAGCGGATCGGGGAGGGCGGCAGGGAAAACGCATTTGCCGAAATGCGTTTGTTCGAGCGGGCCCTCCGAGCGGACAGACCGCCAATCAGAATGCTTGGTCTCTTCGATACAGTCGCGTCGGTCATAGAGACCGGTAGGTTCGGGCTTCGACTGAGAAGCAATGCCCACACCTCGACCAATTCATCGGTTCAATCGATCCGCCATGCGGTTGCGATTGACGAACGCCGAACGATGTTCGAACCGATGCTCTGGCCTGAAACACAAGACTACAGTGCGAACCGCTTCGACGCTTCGAAGTCCGAACCACAGGACGCGAAGGAAGTTTGGTTTCGGGGCGTTCATGGTGACATAGGAGGCGGTTACCCTGAAGCCTCGTCGGCGCTTGCGAAGGTCCCGCTTGCCTGGATGATCACCGAAGCGAAGGAAACGGAGCTTCAATTCGTGACACGGACTGTCAACGATCTGGTGCTGGGCCGTGCGGAGAAGTACGTCGCTCCGAACGCCCATGCGAAGCATCATGACTCAATGACCCTTGGCTGGAGCTTTGTGGAGTTTCTACCACGCAGGCTTCGTTCCCATTCGAAGCGCCTTAGACTTTTCGGCCTGAGCGTTCCACTCAAAGAAAGGCGATGGATTCCACCAGGTGCAAAGATCCACCGATCAGTCGAGCAGGCGCAGCATCGCCCTCCGAATTTGCCGGACACGTTTGACTTCGTCGACTGA
- a CDS encoding IS3 family transposase (programmed frameshift) — MGTGRTDEFRKDAVRIALTSGLTRRQVADDLGVGLSTLNKWVTAHRDTDVVSPEDRELARENERLRRENRILKEERDIPKKSHPVLREPKAMRFRFVEEHRGAFPIDRLCQVLNVSTRGLRAFRSRPASRRQRMDMVVLAHIKEQSRLSLGSYGRPRMTEELKEVGVDVGHRRVGRLMRANGITVERTRKFKATTDSDHTFNIAPNLLNRDFSAAGPNQKWAGDISYIWTREGWLYLSVILDLHSRRVIGWAVSNRMKRDLAIRALKMAIAFRSPPKGCIFHSDRGSQYCSHDYQKILRQHGFRASMSGKGNCYDNAAVETFFKTIKAEMIWRRSWATRRQAEMAIFEYINGFYNPRRRHSALGWKSPVAFERKVA, encoded by the exons ATGGGCACAGGAAGAACGGATGAATTCCGCAAGGATGCAGTGCGAATTGCGCTGACCAGCGGGCTAACAAGGCGTCAGGTTGCCGACGATTTGGGCGTTGGGCTTTCGACCTTGAACAAATGGGTGACGGCACACCGCGACACAGATGTTGTCTCGCCCGAGGACCGCGAGCTTGCGCGGGAGAACGAACGGCTTCGGCGTGAGAACCGCATCCTCAAGGAGGAGAGGGACATCC CTAAAAAAAGCCACCCAGTTCTTCGCGAGCCAAAAGCCATGAGGTTTCGGTTCGTCGAAGAACATCGTGGGGCCTTCCCGATCGACCGGTTGTGTCAAGTTCTAAACGTCAGCACTCGCGGGTTGCGGGCTTTCCGCAGCCGTCCGGCCAGCCGCAGGCAGCGCATGGATATGGTCGTTTTAGCGCACATCAAGGAGCAGTCGCGGCTGAGCCTGGGCAGCTATGGCCGCCCACGAATGACCGAGGAACTGAAGGAGGTTGGCGTCGATGTGGGGCACCGCCGGGTTGGGCGTTTGATGCGTGCGAACGGGATTACCGTTGAGAGAACACGCAAGTTCAAGGCAACAACCGACAGCGATCACACGTTCAACATCGCCCCGAACCTGCTGAATCGCGACTTCAGTGCGGCCGGGCCGAACCAGAAATGGGCAGGCGACATCAGCTACATCTGGACCCGCGAGGGCTGGCTGTATCTGTCAGTCATCTTGGACCTGCATTCCCGCCGCGTGATAGGCTGGGCTGTCAGCAACCGTATGAAGCGTGATCTGGCGATCCGGGCCTTGAAGATGGCCATTGCCTTCAGGTCGCCGCCCAAGGGCTGCATCTTCCACAGTGATCGCGGCAGCCAATACTGTTCGCATGACTACCAGAAGATCCTGCGCCAGCATGGCTTCAGGGCCTCCATGAGCGGTAAAGGTAATTGTTATGACAACGCGGCCGTTGAGACATTCTTCAAAACCATCAAGGCCGAGATGATCTGGCGGCGGTCATGGGCAACAAGGCGGCAAGCTGAGATGGCAATCTTCGAATACATCAATGGCTTCTACAATCCGCGGCGGCGGCACTCCGCACTGGGCTGGAAAAGCCCGGTCGCCTTCGAACGGAAAGTGGCCTAA
- a CDS encoding H-NS family nucleoid-associated regulatory protein has product MIKHQLESLELAELKDIKVYVERLIREKEEEARQRAKAELEERARELGFNASELFGAEPRKSKKQPTHQNPENPKEKWTYGPGPKPHWITEYLKKGGKLEDLEIKS; this is encoded by the coding sequence GTGATTAAACATCAATTGGAGAGCCTCGAATTAGCAGAGCTCAAAGACATCAAAGTCTATGTGGAAAGGTTAATTCGGGAAAAAGAAGAAGAAGCACGCCAACGGGCAAAGGCGGAACTTGAGGAACGCGCTCGGGAGTTGGGCTTCAATGCATCGGAATTGTTTGGTGCGGAACCCCGAAAATCAAAAAAGCAGCCCACGCACCAAAACCCTGAGAATCCGAAAGAGAAATGGACCTATGGCCCCGGCCCAAAACCGCACTGGATTACCGAATACTTGAAGAAAGGTGGCAAACTGGAAGACCTAGAAATCAAAAGCTAG
- a CDS encoding DEAD/DEAH box helicase: protein MVDLFAQSILFAVPELIGVHGRIGGALVKQVAMPPRQRKLFLSELRQRQLKGVLGEADDGYRIAFVDRRTNASIEADEVFIIEDASSVDACISSLSRGTADRLTPKPLNPTRCEPELLAKTTKAVQAAWDGKFELREEKLASDAVMSAGLRLPQVGAVHASLAHWSVSDNPGTIVMPTGTGKTETMIALATAVVAPRLLIVVPNDALRTQISEKFMSLGILPACGCLPEFVARPVVATLTRRPKSVEEVDQVFHAANVVVTTMNVAGQAASAVQQRMAELASHLFVDEAHHIGAKTWRRFRSYFSKTKVLQFTATPFRRDKVRVDGRHIYVYPLWKAQEEGYFKRIKYLPVSGADDIDTDEQIVDLVGQVLEEDRQNGFDHLVMARCARQARAEELIHLYRAKYPQHEPMVLHSGLSDSERRDAIERLRTRQSRIVLCVNMLGEGFDLPDLKIAALHDKHRSEAVTLQFIGRFTRARSDLGDATVIANVALGDINEPLKALYAEDADWNRLISNIGQSRTEREVRREAVFEGFTAAPERFPLETLSPRMSTVIYKTSGVVWQPELIEEVFPPTSIVEGPHINPHENLAIFVKRDQDQPKWTTSRAVHNTEYNLYMVHWDGERDLLFIHSSRLKDMHEPLAKKLCGDGVSRIGGEEVYRCLNGVRRLCLNTLGLSETQRRPVRYSQFMGTDITEHIDTLPGNRNRSKTNLFGQGYTDQGKVTIGCSRKGKFWSYDATNNFGEWIDWCHDLGRKVLDDSIPTDAFLKNLIRPVRQKRMPSLTPVAIVWPERILDQDEERVELTVNGRRHPILNCDIGVGRFSDEGPVRILISIDDSSCEFEMTIEDGFAVYRQVDTVPISVSLGRRSLTIQEWFKEDPPHIYYGNGDMLVDSELFKLPDRESIEPFDPGKMIERDWGGVDIRVESQGKLKIENSIQRSMIDELISSGRFDVVFDDDGTGEAADIVCIKEDGDTIFVHLFHCKYSSEDTPGSRIDDLYEVCGQSQKSLRWRENPRVFFQHLRKREGDRLRKGGNSRYELGDASIVNNWLGRWSELTYRFEVSAVQPGYSKKLAKKDHMELLAATSSLLMETWSIPFELICSE from the coding sequence ATGGTTGACCTTTTTGCCCAGAGCATCCTTTTCGCGGTTCCGGAACTCATTGGGGTTCACGGACGCATAGGTGGCGCTCTTGTAAAGCAGGTTGCGATGCCGCCTCGCCAGCGGAAGCTCTTTTTGAGCGAGTTGCGCCAACGACAGTTGAAAGGCGTGCTTGGTGAGGCTGATGACGGTTATCGAATTGCTTTTGTCGACCGACGTACCAACGCATCGATTGAAGCCGATGAGGTCTTCATCATCGAAGATGCCTCATCGGTCGACGCCTGCATCTCGAGCCTTTCGAGAGGAACTGCCGATAGACTAACACCAAAACCTCTCAACCCTACGCGGTGCGAACCGGAACTCCTCGCTAAAACAACCAAGGCAGTCCAAGCCGCTTGGGACGGCAAATTCGAGTTGCGCGAAGAGAAGCTCGCGTCTGACGCGGTAATGTCCGCCGGCCTTCGTCTTCCTCAAGTAGGTGCTGTTCATGCATCGCTCGCTCATTGGAGTGTATCGGATAATCCCGGTACAATTGTCATGCCGACAGGGACCGGAAAGACAGAGACCATGATCGCATTGGCCACAGCGGTTGTGGCCCCGCGTTTGCTGATCGTCGTACCCAACGACGCCCTCCGAACTCAGATTTCCGAAAAGTTCATGAGTCTCGGAATCCTCCCGGCCTGTGGATGCTTGCCGGAGTTTGTTGCGAGACCAGTCGTCGCTACTCTCACCAGAAGGCCAAAGTCAGTCGAAGAGGTCGACCAAGTCTTTCATGCAGCCAACGTAGTTGTGACTACGATGAACGTGGCCGGACAGGCAGCAAGCGCTGTTCAGCAAAGAATGGCCGAGCTCGCGAGCCACCTCTTCGTGGATGAAGCTCATCACATCGGCGCCAAGACCTGGCGACGTTTCAGGTCCTACTTTTCAAAGACAAAAGTGCTGCAGTTCACTGCTACTCCCTTTCGGCGGGACAAGGTGCGAGTGGATGGCCGCCACATTTATGTCTACCCGCTATGGAAGGCTCAGGAGGAAGGCTACTTCAAGCGCATCAAGTACCTCCCAGTCAGCGGCGCTGACGACATCGATACTGACGAGCAGATCGTCGACTTGGTCGGTCAAGTGCTGGAAGAAGACAGACAGAATGGTTTTGATCACCTAGTGATGGCTCGTTGCGCTCGGCAGGCTCGAGCAGAAGAGTTGATACACCTGTATCGAGCCAAGTACCCGCAGCATGAGCCCATGGTGTTACACAGCGGACTTTCTGATTCAGAGAGAAGGGACGCGATCGAACGATTACGGACCCGACAGTCGAGGATCGTACTGTGTGTAAACATGCTAGGTGAAGGCTTCGATCTACCGGACCTTAAGATCGCCGCGCTTCATGATAAACACAGGTCTGAAGCTGTGACGCTCCAGTTCATTGGTCGCTTCACGCGCGCGCGCAGTGACCTCGGTGACGCGACCGTCATTGCGAACGTGGCGCTAGGTGACATCAACGAACCGCTGAAAGCGCTTTATGCGGAGGATGCTGACTGGAACCGTCTGATTAGCAACATCGGCCAGTCAAGGACGGAGCGCGAAGTTCGCCGAGAGGCTGTTTTTGAGGGGTTCACGGCTGCGCCAGAGCGGTTTCCGCTCGAAACGCTTAGTCCTCGCATGAGCACCGTAATCTACAAGACTAGCGGGGTTGTCTGGCAGCCAGAACTGATCGAGGAAGTGTTCCCTCCGACCTCTATCGTGGAGGGCCCGCACATCAACCCGCACGAAAACCTAGCAATCTTCGTCAAGAGAGATCAGGATCAGCCGAAGTGGACAACTTCGCGTGCCGTCCATAACACCGAATACAATCTCTACATGGTTCATTGGGATGGAGAGCGAGACCTGCTCTTTATCCACTCTTCGCGTCTCAAAGACATGCATGAGCCGCTGGCCAAGAAGCTTTGCGGCGATGGTGTCTCAAGGATTGGTGGGGAAGAAGTCTACAGGTGCTTGAACGGTGTTCGCAGGCTCTGTCTCAATACGCTCGGATTGAGTGAGACCCAACGGCGTCCCGTGAGGTACTCGCAATTCATGGGTACCGATATCACTGAGCATATCGATACGCTTCCGGGCAACCGGAACAGGTCGAAAACCAATTTGTTCGGGCAAGGCTACACCGACCAAGGCAAAGTCACTATCGGGTGCTCCCGCAAAGGCAAGTTCTGGTCCTACGATGCCACCAACAACTTTGGAGAGTGGATCGATTGGTGCCACGATCTTGGGCGAAAGGTGCTCGATGACAGCATCCCGACGGACGCGTTTCTGAAAAATCTGATCCGCCCGGTACGACAAAAGAGAATGCCAAGCCTTACGCCGGTCGCCATCGTGTGGCCAGAACGAATACTCGATCAGGATGAGGAACGGGTCGAACTAACGGTGAATGGCAGACGGCACCCAATCTTAAACTGCGACATTGGAGTTGGTCGCTTTTCTGATGAAGGGCCCGTCCGTATCTTGATTTCTATTGATGATAGTTCCTGTGAGTTCGAGATGACAATCGAGGATGGATTTGCCGTCTATCGCCAAGTTGATACCGTTCCGATCTCAGTTTCATTGGGTCGAAGAAGCTTGACAATCCAGGAGTGGTTCAAGGAAGACCCACCACACATCTACTACGGAAATGGCGACATGCTCGTGGATTCCGAGTTGTTCAAGTTGCCTGATCGCGAAAGCATTGAGCCGTTTGACCCTGGGAAAATGATCGAACGAGATTGGGGCGGCGTCGACATTCGCGTGGAGTCACAGGGCAAGCTGAAGATCGAGAATTCCATCCAACGCTCGATGATAGATGAGTTGATCTCATCTGGGCGGTTCGACGTCGTATTTGATGACGACGGAACCGGTGAAGCTGCGGATATCGTGTGCATAAAGGAAGACGGTGATACTATTTTCGTGCATCTCTTCCACTGCAAGTATTCGAGCGAAGACACGCCGGGATCCCGGATCGATGATCTCTACGAAGTGTGCGGTCAATCCCAGAAATCGCTTCGTTGGCGAGAGAACCCTAGGGTCTTCTTTCAACATCTCCGCAAGCGCGAGGGTGATCGGCTCCGAAAGGGTGGGAATTCCCGATACGAACTCGGTGATGCGTCTATCGTCAACAACTGGCTTGGCCGCTGGTCGGAGCTGACCTACCGTTTCGAGGTGAGCGCCGTGCAACCGGGCTATTCAAAGAAGCTCGCCAAGAAGGATCACATGGAGCTTCTCGCTGCAACCTCGAGCTTGCTAATGGAGACGTGGAGCATTCCGTTTGAGCTTATCTGCTCAGAGTAG
- a CDS encoding tyrosine-type recombinase/integrase: MPRFDHNAFVNACRDERGVGHHTLRAYAQDLRTFARFAEAHRLSDPLSKDDILAYHRHLRDELGAKPATIERRLVTLKSYFAWREDRNSALPSPFADVRISVRIPRRLPRPIDRDTLRAVLKEGKDTFAVRSKSGADDAMPTSQNDVTILIIKLLIVTGLRISELTNVKVRDVSHDGGQILVNGKGSRERIVFVPNRELREDFRRHSEVRRKEGSVAAPLFLNTEGRRLRSATFRKRLRAMSRRLGIEPHLTPHRFRHSAATLLIEEGIDIRMVQALLGHASLRTTEIYVRLSNHALRRALERVNILDVLSV, from the coding sequence ATGCCCCGTTTCGATCACAATGCCTTCGTCAACGCCTGCCGCGATGAGCGCGGCGTCGGACATCACACCTTGCGGGCCTATGCCCAGGATCTGCGAACTTTCGCCCGTTTCGCTGAGGCCCACCGTCTCAGCGACCCGCTGTCGAAGGACGACATCCTCGCCTACCACCGGCATCTGCGTGATGAGTTGGGCGCCAAGCCCGCGACCATCGAGCGGCGGCTCGTGACGCTCAAGTCCTACTTTGCCTGGCGCGAAGATCGAAACAGCGCCCTGCCCTCCCCGTTCGCAGATGTCCGCATCTCTGTGAGGATCCCGCGTCGCCTGCCGCGTCCCATCGACCGAGACACCCTCAGAGCGGTTCTCAAAGAGGGTAAAGACACATTCGCTGTGCGGTCAAAGTCGGGCGCAGACGACGCTATGCCAACCTCACAAAACGATGTCACGATCCTGATCATCAAGCTGCTCATCGTGACCGGGCTGCGGATCAGCGAGCTGACCAATGTTAAGGTTCGCGACGTCTCGCATGACGGAGGCCAAATCCTCGTGAATGGCAAGGGAAGCAGGGAGCGCATCGTCTTTGTACCAAATCGCGAACTGCGGGAGGACTTCAGGCGACATTCCGAGGTACGTCGCAAGGAGGGCTCCGTCGCAGCACCCCTGTTCCTGAACACGGAAGGTCGTCGGCTGCGCTCGGCCACGTTCCGAAAACGGCTGCGGGCCATGTCTAGGCGCCTCGGGATCGAACCACACCTGACCCCGCACCGGTTCCGGCACTCGGCCGCAACACTGCTGATCGAAGAAGGTATCGACATCCGGATGGTCCAGGCCTTGCTCGGACATGCCAGCCTCAGGACCACCGAGATCTATGTGAGGCTATCAAACCACGCGCTGCGACGAGCGTTGGAGCGGGTAAACATTCTGGATGTGCTTTCGGTTTGA
- a CDS encoding AAA family ATPase produces MRFVSRETIAPPAAFSRPSAQEGRRTLLELFSRDTQKLAQSRGTVFLDEEAPSKSEEVRKALSELFTGRCAFCESPTKDPIVYRFRPDGNAEPVEDYSVSHLYYVWLAEAWQNLYPICRGCMPSDPSYFPVKGRRARLPDVALLERFADRNDGRWPDFPLEESAEFLDPCWNEQFWRSLYFRSTGEVVGTSRRGRETVQHFNLNREELWESRRRAIEEAVSRTESEILRDPLKPPRVDLGHEGACELFLREVLFEALGRTGPRDRSRQIARLARMDDGANRLRAAIKEVDARIIEDLPDAASARPSQGRTVLTSFSVRNFKSLEAIELDLDVPEPGKPAPALLILGENATGKSTILEAIALAVMPETARAKLRLEPAKMVLDPRFLGAPDQLAPVEAKLQARFGDDTAISVTLSRDGLGQFSQIGEAVLPVFAYGAYRQYLKGDRRFVAHIHVRSLFHPDELLPNPERWLLKLDRPEFNMVVRALREVFNIEGSFEVLERDGDRIYVVVSPENTTDGPLLRTPIELVSSGFRAVLAMLCDIMQGLMDKRVNHGFTSLENATALVLIDEVEAHLHPRWKMSIMTGLRKALPGVTFIATSHDPLCLRGMKKGEVMVLERISGDQASTSLPVFTHSLVDLPDNDNWTVEQLLTADFFQMRSTESLEAERRAARMEDRLAQGANPAEDPELRDYLAELSADLPIGHTEVHRLVQQAIADFLRERRQASDEKLRGLREQTRRSILNALRSVG; encoded by the coding sequence ATGCGATTTGTAAGCCGCGAGACTATTGCCCCGCCGGCAGCATTCTCGCGTCCATCGGCGCAGGAGGGGCGTCGCACTTTGCTGGAGTTGTTCTCTCGAGACACTCAGAAGCTTGCTCAGTCGCGCGGGACCGTCTTTCTGGACGAGGAAGCTCCCAGCAAGAGTGAAGAGGTGCGCAAAGCACTGTCGGAGCTTTTCACGGGAAGATGCGCCTTCTGCGAAAGCCCGACAAAAGATCCTATTGTCTACCGCTTCCGACCCGACGGTAATGCCGAGCCGGTGGAAGACTACAGCGTATCGCATCTCTACTACGTTTGGCTCGCGGAGGCTTGGCAGAACCTATATCCGATTTGCCGGGGCTGCATGCCAAGCGATCCTTCCTACTTCCCGGTGAAAGGTCGACGCGCGCGGCTACCCGACGTCGCGCTTCTCGAACGCTTCGCCGATCGCAACGATGGGCGGTGGCCGGACTTCCCTCTCGAGGAATCTGCAGAGTTTTTGGACCCATGTTGGAACGAGCAGTTCTGGCGTAGCCTGTACTTTCGGTCCACTGGAGAGGTTGTTGGCACCAGTCGACGCGGCCGAGAGACCGTCCAGCATTTCAATCTCAACAGAGAAGAATTGTGGGAGAGTCGGCGGCGTGCGATTGAAGAAGCGGTTAGCCGGACAGAAAGCGAGATCTTGCGCGATCCGTTAAAGCCCCCGCGCGTTGATCTTGGCCACGAGGGCGCATGCGAGCTTTTCTTGCGTGAGGTCCTCTTTGAAGCCCTTGGCCGAACGGGCCCGAGAGATCGGAGCCGTCAGATCGCCCGGTTGGCGCGGATGGACGATGGGGCAAATCGGCTCCGCGCCGCAATCAAAGAAGTCGATGCGCGTATCATTGAGGACTTGCCCGACGCCGCGAGCGCCAGGCCATCGCAGGGACGCACTGTGCTCACATCGTTCTCAGTTCGGAACTTCAAGTCCCTTGAGGCAATCGAACTTGATCTGGATGTACCGGAGCCCGGCAAGCCAGCCCCGGCCCTTTTGATCCTGGGTGAGAACGCTACCGGAAAAAGCACGATATTGGAGGCGATCGCGCTCGCGGTGATGCCTGAGACCGCGCGGGCGAAGTTGCGCCTAGAGCCCGCGAAGATGGTGCTTGACCCGCGCTTCCTCGGTGCACCCGATCAGTTGGCTCCTGTGGAAGCCAAGCTACAGGCCAGGTTCGGCGATGACACCGCCATCTCTGTCACGCTATCGCGCGACGGGCTCGGTCAGTTCTCCCAAATTGGTGAGGCTGTACTTCCCGTCTTCGCTTATGGCGCCTATCGCCAATACTTGAAGGGCGACCGCAGATTTGTTGCCCACATACATGTGAGATCGCTGTTTCATCCCGATGAACTGCTGCCGAATCCGGAACGCTGGCTCTTGAAGCTGGATAGGCCCGAATTCAACATGGTGGTACGCGCCCTACGTGAGGTCTTTAACATCGAGGGCTCGTTTGAAGTCCTGGAACGCGACGGTGACAGGATCTACGTGGTGGTCAGTCCCGAAAATACCACGGACGGCCCATTGCTTCGCACCCCGATTGAACTTGTATCCTCCGGCTTTCGCGCGGTCTTGGCCATGCTTTGCGACATCATGCAGGGCCTTATGGACAAGCGTGTCAATCATGGTTTCACCTCGCTCGAGAATGCCACGGCGCTTGTGCTTATCGACGAGGTGGAGGCACATTTGCACCCGCGCTGGAAAATGTCGATCATGACCGGGTTGCGAAAAGCGCTGCCGGGGGTGACCTTTATCGCTACGTCGCACGATCCTTTGTGTCTGCGCGGCATGAAGAAGGGTGAAGTAATGGTCCTCGAGAGGATCTCGGGCGATCAGGCAAGCACAAGTCTGCCAGTCTTCACCCACAGCCTCGTCGATCTGCCCGACAACGACAACTGGACAGTAGAGCAGCTTCTCACAGCGGACTTCTTTCAGATGCGATCGACCGAGAGCCTTGAGGCGGAGCGGCGAGCAGCGCGGATGGAGGACCGCTTGGCGCAAGGAGCAAACCCTGCAGAAGACCCCGAGCTTCGGGATTACTTGGCGGAGCTCTCGGCCGACCTGCCTATCGGCCACACCGAAGTGCACAGGCTTGTGCAGCAGGCAATAGCCGATTTCCTGCGCGAACGTCGGCAAGCAAGCGACGAAAAGCTACGTGGTCTCAGGGAGCAAACCCGACGATCTATCCTCAACGCGCTCAGGAGCGTGGGATGA
- a CDS encoding HNH endonuclease produces the protein MRRVERSEAIPEDLNEKGAAELEKAIQHFESNPPNPDSFSFQRYKLKSVKDALERIFHGKCAYCETFYASTQPLDVEHFRPKGAVAGETGHRGYWWLAADWDNLLPSCIDCNRKRNQITPKGETSQVRLLEDTVGFSAAVTVGSGKKDSFPIAPTGVRARSRTDPIAAEKPLLLNPCEDEPERHLTYFFDREHPVSFVLAKHLAGDPDFSGDDGLSLKGATSVHVYGLNRLRLVQARTRLLRRLEFLADLAIDLKQLAENLKQKADPEVVRAGQQVDAFGDRTLAELVGMCAEDQPYSAMAKAWMRDFQNRLEAA, from the coding sequence ATGAGACGGGTCGAACGCAGTGAGGCAATTCCGGAGGACCTCAATGAGAAAGGGGCGGCGGAACTTGAGAAAGCCATCCAGCACTTCGAAAGCAACCCTCCCAATCCGGATAGTTTTTCGTTCCAGCGTTACAAACTGAAGTCGGTGAAAGACGCGCTTGAACGGATTTTCCACGGCAAGTGCGCCTATTGCGAAACGTTCTACGCCAGTACGCAGCCACTCGATGTCGAGCATTTCCGTCCAAAAGGTGCGGTTGCCGGAGAAACCGGGCACCGTGGCTATTGGTGGCTTGCGGCGGACTGGGACAATCTTCTACCCAGCTGCATCGATTGCAATAGGAAGCGGAATCAGATCACACCTAAGGGCGAGACGTCGCAAGTTCGGCTACTCGAGGACACCGTCGGCTTCTCTGCCGCCGTCACTGTCGGATCTGGGAAGAAGGACAGCTTTCCAATAGCGCCAACCGGTGTACGCGCCAGGAGCCGCACCGATCCAATCGCCGCGGAGAAGCCGCTATTGCTCAATCCGTGCGAGGACGAACCTGAGCGGCACCTGACGTACTTCTTTGATAGAGAGCACCCGGTTTCCTTCGTTCTCGCAAAACATCTCGCCGGGGATCCGGATTTTTCGGGCGACGACGGGTTAAGCCTGAAGGGCGCTACGTCAGTACATGTCTACGGACTGAACCGGCTTAGGCTGGTGCAAGCGCGGACCCGGCTTCTGCGGCGGCTCGAGTTTCTGGCCGATCTGGCGATAGACCTCAAACAGCTGGCGGAAAACCTGAAACAGAAGGCGGACCCGGAGGTCGTTCGCGCTGGTCAACAGGTGGACGCATTCGGCGACCGTACACTGGCGGAGCTTGTCGGCATGTGCGCTGAAGACCAGCCGTACTCGGCGATGGCTAAGGCATGGATGCGCGATTTTCAAAACCGTCTCGAAGCGGCATAG